The sequence AAAATAAAGAAATTCTCTATACCTGGTCCGCCGACAAGGGATTTATAGGTGTACTGACCGAGACGGTGATAGACGCCGGAAAGACAGTGGAATTCGAAGAAAAACTTGATATGGAAAACTATAAAGATGTTATTGGAAAAGCAAAATATTTGAAGGCATATATTGTAGGTACAAGTGAAGATTGTGACATAGAAAAAGACGGATACGAGATAGAGATAAAATAAATAACATTCAGGTGTTTACAGGATTGATTAATTTAGGCTGTGCCGGGGTTGCTCCCGGTACAGCCTGAATTCATTTTGGGAAAGAGTATTATTGATATTTTCCGGAGCCAAAAATTTGATATAATATTTTTAATATAAATATTCAAAAACAATAGAAAGAGGTTTCAAAATGTATTTTAACCGTGCAATATTTCCGGCTGTAATAATCGGCATTATACTTTTTATTATAGGGCAAAGAACCTCAAGGGCGGTGAGCGGAAAACCCGTCAGGATTCTTTTGGGTTTTGTGTTCATCCTCCTTTGTATTCCAAACTTTCTGTTTGGGGCATATTACATGCATTTTATAAATGAACCTGTATGGTATATTAAATTTAGGGCGATTGACAATATTGAGTTGTTATCATTCCTGACAGGTCTTTTCTTTGGATTTGTAACTTTCAAAGATGAAAGCTTTGGGAAAATTAAGTTAAAAGTTTTTAATAAATATATATTCGTTATCTGCATGCTTTTAATTATAGTACCTTTTATTAAACCGATTATAAGACCTGTAAGCCGGAATTCTCAGTTTCAAGACCGATGGAAAGATGGGGTGTGTTTGCAATCTACAGGTTCAACTTGCGGTCCTGCAGCATTAGCGACAATTTTTAATTATTATGGAATATCAAAAAGTGAAGAAGAGATTGCAAGGGCAGCCTTTTCCAGTTCAAGCGGTACGGAGAATTGGTATTTAATCAGGTATGCGGAAAAGAACGGACTCGAAACTGAAGTTTCATACAAAAACAGTTTGAACGATGTACCGGTACCGTCAATAATCGGAACTTATATTAACGGCAGGATAGGCCACTTTATAACGATTTTAGGCAAAGAAGGAGACCATTTTGTTGTCGGAGATTCTTTAAAAGGCAGATTACTGTTAACCGAAAAGGAGTTTAATAAATACTATACTTTTTCAAATTTTGTTTTGCACATAAAAAAGCCGGAGGATTTATATTCTTCAAAGATGAAGCCCGGGAATGGAGAGACAGAAGGCAACTTCGATACGGAAAATACGGATGATACTTAAGAAGATGAAGGCTTAGGACTTATTTCCCAATACAAAAAATTGATATTAAAGTAAAAGTGAAGCATTCGGTGCTACTGTGGAGTGGAATCCGGATATAGATGCAGAGCCTGTTAATACATTGAGACAGGGTGAGGCAC comes from Acetivibrio thermocellus ATCC 27405 and encodes:
- a CDS encoding C39 family peptidase; translation: MYFNRAIFPAVIIGIILFIIGQRTSRAVSGKPVRILLGFVFILLCIPNFLFGAYYMHFINEPVWYIKFRAIDNIELLSFLTGLFFGFVTFKDESFGKIKLKVFNKYIFVICMLLIIVPFIKPIIRPVSRNSQFQDRWKDGVCLQSTGSTCGPAALATIFNYYGISKSEEEIARAAFSSSSGTENWYLIRYAEKNGLETEVSYKNSLNDVPVPSIIGTYINGRIGHFITILGKEGDHFVVGDSLKGRLLLTEKEFNKYYTFSNFVLHIKKPEDLYSSKMKPGNGETEGNFDTENTDDT